Proteins encoded by one window of Aphis gossypii isolate Hap1 chromosome X, ASM2018417v2, whole genome shotgun sequence:
- the LOC114119700 gene encoding modifier of mdg4 isoform X1 produces the protein MRPTTEDNMNSLAPQQYCLRWKYHHSNLQAMFSQLLERESYCDVTLACEGKTLRAHKVMLSACSTYFDTILSQHDENKAIVILKDVKFSDIQALVSFMYKGEINVENTELSSLLKTAEELKIKGLAEVSWRSDQEQQNQSFNVTADEANISKKRKLDSTLATTANIKKEFTDKHLVNENDDMDGADVEDESEPDQSIWEPEMQHVVDTDNVELPKPTTGTVNVTTFPSEEERTSSVTNVSQGFSEQPAHAPDLSQFSDVMKMNDYLESGGRRPQFWEEPFTKRLMEAIKNKELEMKVAAELMGVSYGTLYGRYRDAYGCLKHPYRVRDFWLEQGPADVLAKLQRKELTLFRAAEILNVTVTTLANYLSTMRQGDNSLTVANTTVSATDKTTFRDIMSESDREEGSDEDEDDNDEIDNIITSSTTQSQQNKPDITFVTSPGSISKVNNLNGN, from the exons ATGCGGCCCACAACTGAGGACAATATGAACTCATTAGCACcacaacaatattgtttacgGTGGAAGTATCATCACTCAAATTTACAAGCAATGTTTTCCCAACTTTTAGAACGGGAGAGTTATTGTGATGTTACATTGGCTTGCGAGGGAAAAACCCTTAGAGCTCATaag gtTATGCTTTCTGCTTGTAGTACTTATTTTGATACTATATTATCACAGCATGATGAGAATAAAGCAATAGTTATTCTCAAAGATGTTAAATTCTCTGATATTCAAGCCCTAGttagttttatgtataaaggagaaattaatgttgaaaat ACTGAGCTTTCTTCTTTGTTAAAAACTGCAGAAGAACTTAAGATTAAAGGCTTGGCTGAAGTATCGTGGAGATCAGATCAAGAACAGCAAAATCAAAGTTTTAATGTAACTGCTGATGAGGCAAATATCAGCAAGAAGAGAAAATTAGATTCAACATTAGCAACTActgctaatataaaaaaagaatttacaGATAAACACCTAGTAAAT gaaAATGATGATATGGATGGAGCAGATGTAGAAGATGAGTCTGAACCTGATCAGTCCATATGGGAACCAGAAATGCAACATGTTGTTGATACTGACAACGTAGAGCTACCTAAACCAACA ACTGGTACAGTAAATGTAACAACTTTTCCATCTGAAGAAGAAAGAACAAGTAGTGTCACTAATGTTAGCCAAGGATTCAGTGAACAACCAGCACATGCTCCGG ATTTAAGCCAATTTTCTGatgtaatgaaaatgaatGACTATCTAGAATCAGGTGGACGCCGTCCACAATTTTGGGAAGAACCTTTTACTAAAAGACTTATGgaagcaattaaaaataaagaactaGAAATGAAAGTGGCCGCAGAGTTAATGGGAGTATCTTATGGAACCCTTTATGGTAGATATCGAGATGCTTATGGTTGTTTAAAACATCCTTACAG agttCGAGATTTTTGGTTGGAACAAGGCCCAGCTGATGTATTGGCTAAATTACAAAGAAAAGAATTAACTCTATTCCGAGCAgcagaaatattaaatgtcaCAGTAACCACATTGGCAAACTACTTGTCAACAATGAGACAAGGAGATAATTCACTTACTGTAGCTAATACTACTGTTAGTGCTACtgataaaacaacatttagaGATATTATGTCTGAAAGTGATAGAGAAGAAGGTTCTGATGAAGACGAAGATGACAATGatgaaattgataatattataacaagtaGTACCACTCAATCTCAACAAAATAAACCAGACATCACTTTTGTTACATCGCCAGGTTCAATATCTAAAGTGAACAATCTAAATGGTAACTAG
- the LOC114119704 gene encoding probable serine/threonine-protein kinase DDB_G0288147 translates to METSEKSEPSHLGVDEKDKATTSSPLRTLPSPKTPVRSTFYSDDDDESDEMESPNFPHLIPVYRRTPDEYDLGGVRIGWDDGFGSPNLQDDDLVNDKKSRRKKNRLFSERRHRSFLRSNPFHSTADSPPKNFESPNHTAIQEELNNYLECILNCLSAKKRKRQLLKAQMEANSSANSSTENNNVTENNNVGCLLDDSADDEMMMLCSQAIEQKIAADASYSTINKTTKIIVSDSLSINGISPLKDTNNSTNNNVYYHASKKFKPVQSRLFGEEQKDNYCKPKCHTVTSSTANKSENNNSSSATTTVINCKKDDSSSSFLDTFANDDDFFLGIDFSEIEKQIMADVKKTTTVSVTQNNYKQPNENVDKQLENKPALSNHASTSNSSPSSVLWRRSTSTSSIVNKQQQSIQQPKQFSSVIGTTNNSVNGGNAKATTTASTATTTTITSTTTTTTTRYCTPAEIEAKRERARRTLLLKFKSKNRSVS, encoded by the exons ATGGAGACATCGGAAAAGTCGGAGCCGTCGCATCTCGGCGTAGACGAAAAAGATAAAGCTACAACTTCTAGTCCATTGAGGA CGTTACCCAGTCCTAAGACACCAGTCCGATCAACATTTTACAGCGATGATGACGATGAATCAGATGAAATGGAAAGCCCAAATTTTCCACATCTTATCCCAGTTTATAGGAGGACTCCTGATGAATATGATTTGGGAGGAGTGCGTATTGGTTGGGATGATGGATTTGGCAGTCCTAATCTTCAAGATGATGATCTcg TTAATGATAAGAAGTCAAGGAGGAAAAAAAACCGATTATTCTCTGAACGCCGACATCGATCATTCCTTAGATCAAATCCCTTTCATTCAACCGCGGATTCACCTCCGAAGAATTTCGAAAGTCCAAATCATACAGCTATTCAAGAGGAGTTGAATAATTATCTTGagtgtatattaaattgtctCA gtGCGAAAAAGAGAAAACGACAGTTATTGAAAGCTCAAATGGAAGCTAATTCTTCTGCAAATAGTtcaacagaaaataataatgttacagaaaataataatgttggttGTTTATTAGATGACTCTGCTGATGATGAAATGATGATGTTGTGTAGTCAAGctattgaacaaaaaatagcTGCTGATGCTAGTTATAGtaccataaataaaactactaaaataattgtatcagATTCTTTGTCAATTAATGGTATAAGTCCATTGAAAGATACTAACaattcaacaaataataatgtatattaccaTGCTTCCAAAAAGTTCAAACCAGTACAGAGCAGACTATTTGGCGAGGAGCAAAAagacaattattgtaaaccaAAGTGTCACACAGTAACTTCAAGTACAGCAAACaaatcagaaaataataactcatCTTCAGCTACTACAactgttataaattgtaaaaaagatGATTCCTCGTCATCATTCTTAGATACTTTTGCCAACgacgatgatttttttttgggtATTGATTTTTCGGAAATTGAGAAGCAAATTATGGCTGATGTTAAAAAAACTACTACTGTATCAGTGActcagaataattataaacagcCAAacgaaaatgttgataaacaaTTGGAAAATAAACCAG CTTTAAGCAATCATGCTTCTACCAGTAACTCAAGTCCTAGTTCTGTACTTTGGCGTAGATCTACTTCAACATCATCAATTGTTAACAAGCAACAACAATCTATACAACAACCTAAACAATTCAGCAGTGTTATTGGGACGACAAATAACTC tgttAATGGTGGTAATGCCAAAGCTACAACTACAGCTTCTACtgctactactactactattacttctactactactactactactacaagATATTGCACACCAGCTGAAATAGAAGCAAAACGTGAGCGGGCTCGACGCACTcttttacttaaattcaaaTCCAAAAATAGAAGTGTttcataa
- the LOC114119700 gene encoding modifier of mdg4 isoform X2, with amino-acid sequence MRPTTEDNMNSLAPQQYCLRWKYHHSNLQAMFSQLLERESYCDVTLACEGKTLRAHKVMLSACSTYFDTILSQHDENKAIVILKDVKFSDIQALVSFMYKGEINVENTELSSLLKTAEELKIKGLAEVSWRSDQEQQNQSFNVTADEANISKKRKLDSTLATTANIKKEFTDKHLENDDMDGADVEDESEPDQSIWEPEMQHVVDTDNVELPKPTTGTVNVTTFPSEEERTSSVTNVSQGFSEQPAHAPDLSQFSDVMKMNDYLESGGRRPQFWEEPFTKRLMEAIKNKELEMKVAAELMGVSYGTLYGRYRDAYGCLKHPYRVRDFWLEQGPADVLAKLQRKELTLFRAAEILNVTVTTLANYLSTMRQGDNSLTVANTTVSATDKTTFRDIMSESDREEGSDEDEDDNDEIDNIITSSTTQSQQNKPDITFVTSPGSISKVNNLNGN; translated from the exons ATGCGGCCCACAACTGAGGACAATATGAACTCATTAGCACcacaacaatattgtttacgGTGGAAGTATCATCACTCAAATTTACAAGCAATGTTTTCCCAACTTTTAGAACGGGAGAGTTATTGTGATGTTACATTGGCTTGCGAGGGAAAAACCCTTAGAGCTCATaag gtTATGCTTTCTGCTTGTAGTACTTATTTTGATACTATATTATCACAGCATGATGAGAATAAAGCAATAGTTATTCTCAAAGATGTTAAATTCTCTGATATTCAAGCCCTAGttagttttatgtataaaggagaaattaatgttgaaaat ACTGAGCTTTCTTCTTTGTTAAAAACTGCAGAAGAACTTAAGATTAAAGGCTTGGCTGAAGTATCGTGGAGATCAGATCAAGAACAGCAAAATCAAAGTTTTAATGTAACTGCTGATGAGGCAAATATCAGCAAGAAGAGAAAATTAGATTCAACATTAGCAACTActgctaatataaaaaaagaatttacaGATAAACACCTA gaaAATGATGATATGGATGGAGCAGATGTAGAAGATGAGTCTGAACCTGATCAGTCCATATGGGAACCAGAAATGCAACATGTTGTTGATACTGACAACGTAGAGCTACCTAAACCAACA ACTGGTACAGTAAATGTAACAACTTTTCCATCTGAAGAAGAAAGAACAAGTAGTGTCACTAATGTTAGCCAAGGATTCAGTGAACAACCAGCACATGCTCCGG ATTTAAGCCAATTTTCTGatgtaatgaaaatgaatGACTATCTAGAATCAGGTGGACGCCGTCCACAATTTTGGGAAGAACCTTTTACTAAAAGACTTATGgaagcaattaaaaataaagaactaGAAATGAAAGTGGCCGCAGAGTTAATGGGAGTATCTTATGGAACCCTTTATGGTAGATATCGAGATGCTTATGGTTGTTTAAAACATCCTTACAG agttCGAGATTTTTGGTTGGAACAAGGCCCAGCTGATGTATTGGCTAAATTACAAAGAAAAGAATTAACTCTATTCCGAGCAgcagaaatattaaatgtcaCAGTAACCACATTGGCAAACTACTTGTCAACAATGAGACAAGGAGATAATTCACTTACTGTAGCTAATACTACTGTTAGTGCTACtgataaaacaacatttagaGATATTATGTCTGAAAGTGATAGAGAAGAAGGTTCTGATGAAGACGAAGATGACAATGatgaaattgataatattataacaagtaGTACCACTCAATCTCAACAAAATAAACCAGACATCACTTTTGTTACATCGCCAGGTTCAATATCTAAAGTGAACAATCTAAATGGTAACTAG